One genomic window of Pseudoxanthomonas sp. includes the following:
- the fghA gene encoding S-formylglutathione hydrolase produces the protein MERIEHRAVSGGWQDVYRHRSEVLDCEMNFAIYLPPQAATQKLPVLYWLSGLTCTEQNFITKAGAQRYAAEHGVIVVAPDTSPRGDGVADAEGYDLGKGAGFYLNATQSPWAAHYRMHDYIAAELPALIEAHFPVTGARSISGHSMGGHGALVIALKNPGRYRSVSAFSPIVAPSQVPWGEKAFTAYLGEDRAAWHAWDATELVKTAQERLPLLIDQGEGDEFLANQLRPELFQAAAAQAGYPITLRLQPGYDHSYYFMASFIGEHIAHHAAALKA, from the coding sequence ATGGAACGCATCGAACATCGCGCCGTCAGCGGCGGCTGGCAGGACGTCTATCGCCATCGCTCCGAGGTGCTGGATTGCGAGATGAATTTCGCCATCTACCTGCCACCGCAGGCGGCCACGCAGAAGCTGCCGGTGTTGTACTGGCTCAGCGGTCTGACCTGCACCGAGCAGAACTTCATCACCAAGGCCGGCGCACAGCGGTATGCCGCGGAACACGGCGTGATCGTCGTGGCGCCGGACACCAGTCCGCGCGGCGATGGTGTCGCCGATGCCGAGGGTTACGACCTGGGCAAGGGCGCGGGCTTTTATCTCAATGCGACACAGTCGCCGTGGGCGGCGCATTACCGGATGCACGATTACATCGCCGCCGAGTTGCCGGCGTTGATCGAGGCACATTTCCCGGTCACCGGTGCACGCAGCATCAGCGGCCATTCGATGGGCGGCCACGGTGCGCTGGTGATCGCGCTGAAGAACCCCGGGCGTTACCGCAGCGTGTCGGCGTTCTCGCCGATCGTGGCGCCCTCGCAGGTGCCGTGGGGCGAAAAGGCCTTCACCGCCTATCTGGGCGAAGACCGCGCTGCATGGCATGCGTGGGATGCGACCGAACTGGTCAAGACCGCGCAGGAACGCCTGCCGCTGCTGATCGACCAGGGTGAGGGTGACGAGTTCCTGGCCAACCAGCTCAGGCCGGAGCTGTTCCAGGCCGCCGCGGCGCAGGCCGGCTACCCGATCACCCTGCGCCTGCAGCCTGGTTACGACCACAGCTATTACTTCATGGCCAGCTTCATCGGCGAGCACATCGCCCACCACGCCGCGGCGTTGAAGGCCTAG
- a CDS encoding intradiol ring-cleavage dioxygenase, translated as MTDHVEDHDRGLQFDLETIQLRHNERRRVLGWIASGGTMALLTACGGGGSSSSSSSSSTTSTSTATTTTTTSTTTTTGTSNSGDTCLVDPTETQGPYPADGSNSVSGSVVNVLSQSGIVRSDITTSFGDDTGTAEGLPLTLTITLVNVNDSCAVLEDYAIYLWHCTRDGTYSLYSTGILDQNYLRGVQETDSNGQITFTTIFPACYDGRWPHIHFEVYPSLDSATSYTNKVLTSQMAMDSDVCDAVYASVSGYSASVTNKAKVSLSSDNVFGDNSDEEIAWQTPTFSGDTTNGYTATITVGISA; from the coding sequence ATGACTGATCACGTGGAAGACCATGACCGCGGTCTGCAGTTTGACCTGGAAACCATCCAACTCCGGCACAACGAGCGCCGACGCGTGCTGGGCTGGATCGCCTCGGGCGGCACGATGGCGCTGTTGACGGCCTGCGGCGGTGGCGGGAGCAGCTCGAGCAGCAGTTCAAGCAGCACTACTTCAACCAGCACGGCGACCACCACCACGACGACCAGCACGACCACCACGACCGGCACCAGCAATTCCGGTGACACCTGCCTGGTCGATCCAACCGAAACCCAGGGGCCCTACCCGGCCGACGGCTCCAACAGCGTCAGCGGCAGCGTGGTCAACGTGCTCTCGCAGAGCGGCATCGTGCGCAGCGATATCACCACCAGCTTCGGCGACGACACCGGCACCGCCGAGGGCCTGCCGCTGACGCTGACGATCACCCTGGTCAACGTCAACGACAGCTGCGCCGTGCTGGAGGACTATGCGATCTACCTGTGGCACTGCACCCGCGACGGCACCTACTCGCTGTACAGCACCGGCATCCTGGACCAGAACTACCTGCGTGGCGTGCAGGAGACCGACAGCAACGGCCAGATCACCTTCACCACGATCTTCCCGGCCTGCTACGACGGCCGCTGGCCGCACATCCACTTCGAGGTCTATCCCAGCCTGGACAGCGCCACCAGCTACACCAACAAGGTGCTGACTTCGCAAATGGCGATGGACAGCGATGTCTGCGACGCGGTCTATGCCAGCGTCAGCGGCTACAGCGCCAGCGTCACCAACAAGGCCAAGGTCAGCCTGTCCAGCGACAATGTGTTCGGCGACAACAGCGACGAGGAAATCGCCTGGCAGACGCCGACCTTCAGCGGCGATACCACCAACGGCTATACCGCCACCATCACGGTCGGCATCTCGGCGTGA
- a CDS encoding lytic transglycosylase domain-containing protein, with product MSFPAAVPAPLCHRRLRTLQRGRAMALTGLQLLAACSALLLAWCADAQVLEIDDLGNVRQVGAGWSAPPRAPELTALQAPPERYAAAFAAAAADYGISVSLLQSLAWSESRFDPDAVSPAGAIGLMQLMPETARALGVDPRQPLQNIRGGAAYLRQQLDRFDGDLEKALAAYNAGPGWVEQHHGVPPFAETRRYVASNLERLASDSLAAPAPVALFSSTEISGGTP from the coding sequence ATGTCGTTCCCCGCCGCCGTGCCAGCCCCGCTTTGTCACCGACGCCTGCGCACCCTGCAGCGCGGCCGTGCCATGGCGTTGACGGGGTTGCAGCTGCTGGCCGCGTGTTCGGCGCTGCTGCTGGCGTGGTGCGCCGATGCGCAGGTGCTGGAGATCGATGACCTGGGCAACGTGCGCCAGGTCGGTGCGGGCTGGAGCGCGCCGCCGCGGGCGCCTGAACTGACGGCCCTGCAGGCGCCGCCCGAGCGGTATGCCGCGGCGTTCGCCGCCGCCGCGGCCGACTACGGCATCAGCGTGTCCCTGCTGCAGTCCCTGGCCTGGTCCGAATCGCGCTTCGACCCCGACGCTGTGTCGCCGGCCGGCGCGATCGGCCTGATGCAGTTGATGCCCGAGACCGCGCGCGCGCTGGGCGTGGACCCACGCCAGCCGCTGCAGAACATCCGCGGCGGCGCGGCCTACCTGCGCCAGCAGCTGGATCGCTTCGACGGCGACCTGGAAAAAGCGCTGGCCGCCTACAACGCCGGCCCCGGCTGGGTTGAACAGCACCACGGCGTGCCGCCTTTCGCCGAGACCCGGCGTTATGTCGCCAGCAACCTGGAGCGCCTGGCCAGCGACAGCCTCGCCGCGCCCGCGCCTGTCGCGCTTTTCTCTTCGACCGAAATTTCCGGAGGCACACCATGA
- a CDS encoding TrbC/VirB2 family protein, whose translation MNLRSARICFALVALCLPSLALAADPAGSGPILSALDWIQGTLLGNVATAVAVIAVAVVGLMMLTGRVHWRFGATVILGCFVLFGATTIVAGIRSAAG comes from the coding sequence ATGAACCTGCGTTCCGCCCGCATCTGCTTCGCCCTTGTCGCGCTGTGCCTGCCGTCGCTGGCGCTGGCAGCGGACCCGGCCGGTTCCGGCCCGATCCTGTCGGCGCTGGACTGGATCCAGGGCACCTTGCTGGGCAACGTCGCGACCGCGGTGGCGGTGATCGCGGTGGCCGTGGTCGGCTTGATGATGTTGACCGGGCGCGTGCACTGGCGCTTCGGCGCGACCGTGATCCTGGGTTGTTTCGTGCTGTTCGGCGCGACGACCATCGTCGCCGGCATTCGCTCGGCCGCGGGCTGA
- a CDS encoding type IV secretion system protein VirB3, which produces MSRLRATPIFAALTRPQMFAGVTYSFFIVNGVVTTEAFLVTRSFWALVVAVAVHGIGYLACLREPRIFDLWLARVSRCPRVRHWRQWRCNSYAP; this is translated from the coding sequence ATGAGCCGGCTGCGTGCGACACCGATCTTCGCCGCGTTGACCCGGCCGCAGATGTTTGCCGGCGTCACCTACAGCTTCTTCATCGTCAACGGCGTGGTCACCACCGAGGCGTTCCTGGTGACGCGTTCGTTCTGGGCGCTGGTGGTGGCGGTGGCGGTGCACGGGATTGGCTATCTGGCCTGCCTGCGTGAACCGCGCATCTTCGACCTGTGGCTGGCCCGGGTCAGTCGCTGTCCGCGCGTGCGCCACTGGCGCCAGTGGCGCTGCAACAGCTACGCGCCATGA
- a CDS encoding VirB4 family type IV secretion/conjugal transfer ATPase, with protein sequence MIGRREQRAGDHLPYARMLDAHTVQLRDGALLQCLHLGGLAFETADSEELDYRQQARDAALRAIADSRFVLHHHVVRRRASADLDAAHDDPVCGLIDQRWRQRPGAQRLFVNELFLSVLRRPSRGKAGLAERLARGLRRGLGSQSQQQLLERDLRDLEAARDALLAALQPYGARLLGDYDSAHGVCSEPLELLSALYNGELRPLLKPIGDAGHYLPYRRISFGLEAIERSGPGPARDFAALLSLKEYPAQAMPGMFDALLRLPHELVLAESFGFVERQLGLERLSLALRRQRAADEDSASLRQGLIEAKDDLASGRSVFGEHRLQLQVRAPSLDALDAAVAECASALADLGAVVVREDLALEPAFWAQFPGNEAYAARSALVSSAAFAGLASLHGFPLGQASGNHWGDAVTVLESTAATPYFFNFHRGDLGNFTVIGPSGSGKTVVLNFLAAQAQKWRPRLLLFDKDRGAEIFIRAIGGRYAGLRTGMATGFNPLQLPDNAGNRAFLRQWIARLLCAPGQRLDADEEAIVAAAVDANYDQAVEFRRLRWFAELLAGRRRPQPGDLAARLAPWHGDGEHAWLFDHAQDQLDLSLPVLGFDMTELLDAPVLRTPAMMYLFHRVEERLDGTPAMIVIDEGWKALDDEVFAAHIRDWMKTLRKRNAILGFGTQSARDALDSRVSSAIIEQAATQLFMPNPRARADDYCEGFGLTPQELELVRTLPAGSHCFLVKHGHDSVIARLDLSAMPELLTVLSGRESSVRRLDQLRAEVGDAPTQWWPALTGVPYPQPRAAGAVA encoded by the coding sequence ATGATCGGCAGGCGCGAACAACGCGCGGGCGATCACCTGCCCTACGCTCGGATGCTGGATGCGCATACCGTGCAGTTGCGCGATGGCGCGCTGCTGCAGTGCCTGCACCTGGGCGGGTTGGCGTTCGAAACAGCCGACAGCGAAGAGCTGGACTACCGCCAGCAGGCGCGCGACGCGGCGCTGCGCGCGATCGCCGATTCGCGCTTCGTGCTGCACCACCACGTCGTGCGGCGACGTGCCAGCGCCGACCTGGACGCAGCCCATGACGATCCGGTGTGCGGCCTGATCGACCAGCGCTGGCGGCAGCGCCCGGGCGCGCAACGGCTGTTCGTCAACGAGCTGTTCCTGAGCGTGCTGCGACGTCCCTCGCGCGGCAAGGCCGGCCTGGCCGAACGGTTGGCGCGCGGGCTGCGCCGTGGCTTGGGCAGCCAGTCGCAGCAGCAGCTGCTGGAACGCGACCTGCGCGACCTGGAGGCCGCGCGCGATGCGCTGCTCGCTGCGCTGCAGCCCTACGGCGCGCGCCTGCTTGGCGATTACGACAGCGCGCACGGCGTGTGTTCCGAACCGCTGGAACTGCTGTCGGCGCTGTACAACGGCGAGCTGCGGCCACTGCTCAAACCCATTGGCGATGCCGGCCATTACCTGCCGTACCGGCGGATCAGCTTCGGGCTGGAAGCGATCGAACGCAGTGGCCCGGGGCCTGCGCGCGATTTCGCCGCGCTGTTGTCGCTGAAGGAATATCCAGCGCAGGCGATGCCCGGCATGTTCGATGCGCTGCTGCGGCTGCCGCACGAACTGGTGCTGGCCGAGAGCTTCGGTTTCGTCGAACGCCAGCTGGGGTTGGAGCGACTGTCGCTGGCGCTGCGCCGGCAGCGTGCGGCCGATGAGGATTCGGCATCGCTGCGCCAGGGCCTGATCGAGGCCAAGGACGACCTGGCCTCCGGCCGCAGCGTGTTCGGCGAACACCGGTTGCAGCTGCAGGTGCGTGCGCCGTCGCTGGATGCGCTGGATGCGGCGGTGGCCGAATGCGCATCGGCGCTGGCCGACCTGGGCGCGGTGGTGGTCCGCGAGGATCTGGCCCTGGAACCTGCGTTCTGGGCGCAGTTTCCGGGCAACGAGGCCTATGCCGCGCGCAGTGCGCTGGTCTCCAGCGCGGCCTTCGCCGGGCTGGCGTCGCTGCATGGGTTTCCGCTCGGCCAGGCCAGCGGCAATCATTGGGGTGATGCGGTGACGGTGCTGGAAAGCACGGCGGCCACGCCGTACTTCTTCAACTTCCATCGCGGCGACCTGGGTAACTTCACCGTGATCGGCCCGTCGGGTTCGGGCAAGACCGTGGTGCTGAATTTCCTTGCCGCGCAGGCGCAGAAATGGCGGCCGCGGCTGCTGCTGTTCGACAAGGACCGTGGCGCGGAAATCTTCATTCGCGCCATCGGTGGGCGCTATGCCGGGCTGCGTACCGGCATGGCGACCGGCTTCAATCCGCTGCAGCTGCCGGACAACGCCGGCAACCGCGCATTCCTGCGGCAGTGGATCGCGCGCTTGCTGTGCGCGCCGGGACAGCGGCTGGACGCGGACGAGGAAGCCATCGTCGCCGCCGCGGTCGATGCCAACTACGACCAGGCGGTCGAGTTCCGCCGGCTGCGCTGGTTCGCCGAGCTGCTGGCCGGCCGGCGTCGCCCGCAGCCGGGCGACCTGGCCGCGCGACTGGCGCCGTGGCACGGCGACGGCGAGCACGCATGGCTGTTCGACCATGCGCAGGACCAGCTGGATCTGTCGTTGCCGGTGCTCGGGTTCGACATGACCGAACTGCTCGACGCGCCGGTGCTGCGCACGCCGGCGATGATGTATCTGTTCCACCGGGTCGAGGAGCGCCTGGACGGCACGCCAGCGATGATCGTCATCGACGAAGGCTGGAAGGCGCTGGACGACGAGGTGTTCGCCGCGCATATCCGCGATTGGATGAAGACCCTGCGCAAGCGCAACGCGATCCTGGGCTTCGGCACGCAGAGCGCGCGCGATGCGCTGGACAGCCGTGTCTCCAGCGCGATCATCGAACAGGCCGCCACGCAGTTGTTCATGCCTAATCCGCGCGCGCGCGCCGACGACTATTGCGAGGGCTTCGGCCTGACCCCGCAGGAACTGGAACTGGTGCGCACGCTGCCGGCCGGCTCGCACTGCTTCCTGGTCAAGCACGGCCACGACAGCGTGATCGCGCGGCTGGACCTGTCGGCGATGCCGGAGCTGCTGACGGTGCTGTCCGGGCGCGAATCCAGCGTGCGCAGGCTCGACCAGCTGCGGGCCGAAGTCGGCGATGCGCCGACCCAGTGGTGGCCGGCGCTGACCGGCGTGCCGTATCCGCAGCCGCGCGCGGCTGGGGCGGTGGCGTGA
- a CDS encoding type IV secretion system protein, with the protein MPSCPAIPIDGNGGLAGALTAIDCQLGAVVQAGYGRIFGDAGGLALALRGLLVIWVALLALGLIGGHLRARAMGPRLFGCVLVLTFATAWPAYQTVVYGLLVGGPGQIASGLLGGSHGATQLFAARLDRLFGSLVELGRVFDAQGDDASAALKLASRLVWGSALSLLFSTVGLLVVARIVLALLLALGPVFIAFGLFRGTRGLCEGWLRMALAFALLPMLVTLSGAALLRVLDPLIDAIAQDPLAAAEQQKPLMMLSLGCGIYLGLLLALAWTAAGIVRGWRFARAGSASPAAAAPSAWSPAAVHAPGHVARAAVVQAQLHAPDAARVAVQVRTADPARLPSIAPSPPAVLAATSPPPRRSGLGQRLRPKAPATPLTPRAR; encoded by the coding sequence ATGCCGAGTTGCCCGGCGATCCCGATTGATGGCAACGGTGGCCTGGCCGGCGCGCTGACTGCGATCGACTGCCAGCTGGGTGCGGTGGTGCAGGCCGGTTATGGCCGGATCTTCGGCGACGCGGGCGGCCTGGCGCTGGCTCTGCGCGGCTTGCTGGTGATCTGGGTGGCGCTGCTGGCGCTGGGCCTGATCGGCGGCCACCTGCGCGCCCGGGCCATGGGGCCGCGGCTGTTTGGATGCGTGCTGGTGCTGACCTTCGCCACCGCGTGGCCGGCGTACCAGACCGTGGTCTACGGCCTGCTGGTGGGCGGCCCGGGCCAGATCGCCTCGGGCCTGCTCGGCGGCAGTCATGGCGCCACCCAATTGTTCGCCGCGCGTCTGGACCGCTTGTTCGGCAGCCTGGTCGAACTGGGCCGGGTCTTCGATGCGCAGGGCGACGACGCGTCCGCAGCGTTGAAGCTGGCGTCCCGCCTGGTCTGGGGCAGTGCGTTGAGCCTGCTGTTTTCCACCGTCGGCCTGCTGGTGGTGGCGCGGATCGTGCTGGCGCTGCTGCTGGCGCTGGGACCGGTGTTCATTGCCTTCGGCCTGTTCCGTGGAACCCGCGGACTGTGCGAGGGCTGGCTGCGGATGGCGCTGGCGTTCGCGCTGCTGCCGATGCTGGTGACGCTGTCCGGCGCGGCGTTGCTGCGGGTGCTGGACCCGTTGATCGACGCCATCGCGCAGGACCCGCTGGCCGCGGCCGAACAGCAGAAGCCGCTGATGATGCTGTCCCTGGGCTGCGGGATTTACCTGGGCCTGCTGCTGGCGCTGGCATGGACTGCCGCTGGCATCGTGCGCGGTTGGCGATTCGCCCGCGCCGGGTCTGCATCCCCTGCGGCGGCCGCGCCGTCTGCGTGGTCGCCGGCCGCGGTCCACGCGCCCGGCCATGTGGCGCGCGCGGCGGTCGTGCAGGCACAGCTGCACGCGCCCGATGCTGCGAGGGTCGCGGTGCAGGTGCGCACCGCCGATCCCGCGCGCCTGCCTTCGATTGCACCATCACCGCCTGCCGTCCTGGCAGCGACTTCTCCCCCGCCGCGCCGCAGTGGCCTGGGCCAGCGCCTGCGGCCCAAGGCGCCGGCGACACCGTTGACGCCCCGTGCCCGCTGA
- a CDS encoding TrbG/VirB9 family P-type conjugative transfer protein has product MPIDIPTPARALGTGLLLWLAAAALPASADSRIREIDYNDRVVVRLEACYGFQTMIEFGADERIENVGLGEASQWLVVPNKRANLLFVKPGYKVSHSNMTVATDRHRYSFELVARDSEACKRGQVVYDLRFRYADPAPVVVAPAAAPEPATPVVAPMPAAEVRNRAYSFSGARENVPLRVFDDGTRTWFQWASGASAPAVFAVASDGSETLVGFTAQGDYLVADQVAPSFVLRRGEAAATLYNDGYRVPQLDAQSPQPRAVPAKRRFFLFGGKRDAQ; this is encoded by the coding sequence ATGCCCATCGACATTCCCACGCCTGCGCGCGCGCTCGGCACCGGCCTGCTGCTGTGGCTGGCCGCGGCAGCGCTGCCGGCCAGCGCCGACAGCCGCATCCGCGAGATCGATTACAACGACCGCGTCGTGGTGCGGCTTGAAGCCTGCTACGGCTTCCAGACGATGATCGAATTCGGCGCCGACGAACGTATCGAGAACGTCGGCCTGGGCGAGGCGTCGCAATGGTTGGTCGTGCCGAACAAACGCGCCAACCTGCTGTTCGTCAAACCCGGCTACAAGGTGAGCCACAGCAACATGACCGTGGCCACCGACCGCCACCGCTACAGCTTCGAGCTGGTCGCGCGCGACAGCGAGGCCTGCAAGCGCGGCCAGGTGGTCTACGACCTGCGCTTCCGTTACGCCGATCCGGCGCCCGTGGTGGTGGCGCCGGCCGCCGCGCCCGAACCGGCCACGCCGGTGGTCGCGCCGATGCCGGCAGCGGAAGTACGCAACCGCGCCTACAGCTTCAGCGGCGCGCGCGAAAACGTGCCGCTGCGGGTGTTCGATGACGGCACCCGCACCTGGTTCCAGTGGGCCAGTGGGGCCAGCGCGCCGGCGGTGTTCGCGGTGGCCAGCGATGGTTCGGAAACGCTGGTCGGTTTCACCGCGCAGGGCGATTACCTGGTGGCAGACCAGGTCGCGCCGAGCTTCGTGCTGCGCCGGGGCGAAGCGGCGGCCACGCTCTATAACGATGGCTATCGCGTGCCGCAGCTCGATGCACAGTCGCCGCAACCGCGCGCGGTGCCGGCCAAGCGCCGGTTCTTCCTGTTCGGAGGCAAGCGCGATGCGCAATGA
- a CDS encoding TrbI/VirB10 family protein, translating into MRNDAPGGGDPRRQLDSDALHAASLRAAPQVARPARAGDNLGFVFGVLGAIALGGLTLVLLSWQRQAPPPAPPPPVSVPVTVPAAAPAITAPVAIPAKAVAPAADDGAPQGRQSRAMPMIIDNSVVEPAAAARSGEGKATAAAGEGRPAGAVLNADEQFAVRIGDDAPPLAQAVALAHPQATVVQGTIIPAVLETALNTDLPGYARAIVSRDVRSFDTSVVLIPRGSRLVGQYRSGISTGQSRAYIIWSRVIRPDGVSVQLGSPAIDGEGQTGLPGEVNRHFWQRYGASILLSVVGGAASALGGDTGTLVIGTSANSASAQALSTDGKIPPTIQVPLGTPIQVFTARDLDFSGD; encoded by the coding sequence ATGCGCAATGACGCGCCCGGTGGCGGCGATCCGCGTCGCCAGCTGGACTCCGATGCGCTGCATGCGGCCTCGTTGCGCGCCGCGCCGCAGGTCGCGCGTCCGGCGCGTGCCGGCGATAACCTGGGGTTCGTGTTCGGCGTGCTTGGCGCCATTGCCCTGGGCGGGCTGACCCTGGTGCTGCTGTCGTGGCAACGCCAGGCACCGCCACCGGCGCCGCCGCCTCCGGTGAGCGTGCCAGTCACGGTACCCGCAGCGGCGCCAGCCATTACCGCGCCCGTGGCCATTCCCGCGAAGGCCGTCGCGCCGGCTGCAGACGATGGCGCCCCGCAAGGCCGCCAGTCGCGGGCCATGCCGATGATCATCGACAACAGCGTGGTCGAACCTGCGGCTGCGGCCCGCTCCGGCGAAGGCAAGGCCACCGCGGCCGCCGGCGAAGGCAGGCCTGCCGGTGCCGTACTCAACGCCGACGAGCAGTTCGCGGTGCGCATTGGCGATGACGCGCCGCCGCTGGCGCAGGCCGTCGCGCTGGCCCATCCGCAGGCGACGGTGGTGCAGGGCACGATCATCCCGGCGGTGCTGGAAACCGCGCTCAACACCGACCTGCCGGGCTACGCGCGGGCCATCGTCAGCCGCGACGTGCGCAGCTTCGATACCAGCGTCGTGCTGATCCCGCGCGGCAGCCGCCTGGTTGGCCAGTACCGCAGTGGCATCAGCACTGGGCAGAGCCGCGCGTACATCATCTGGTCGCGGGTCATCCGCCCCGACGGCGTGTCTGTGCAGCTGGGTTCGCCGGCCATCGATGGCGAAGGCCAGACCGGCCTGCCGGGCGAGGTCAACCGCCACTTCTGGCAGCGCTACGGCGCCTCGATCCTACTCTCGGTGGTGGGTGGCGCGGCCAGCGCACTGGGCGGTGACACCGGCACGCTGGTGATCGGCACATCGGCCAACAGTGCATCGGCGCAGGCGTTGTCCACCGACGGCAAGATCCCACCGACCATCCAGGTGCCGCTGGGCACGCCGATCCAGGTCTTCACCGCGCGCGACCTCGATTTTTCCGGCGACTGA
- the virB11 gene encoding P-type DNA transfer ATPase VirB11, with product MGQARTRAMPQDVYLQRYLQPLQPWLQAPDVTEILVNRPGEVWIERLGQPRMQCVQVEGVDDQLLERLATQIARVSHQAVNRVHPLLAATLPGGERVQMVSPPATRRHWALAIRRHLDMDLPLDGYRFADPIARDDASWTPAPTLDALREAVRRRRTILISGGTSSGKTTFLNALLKEVPAHERILAVEDTPEIHLGQPNHLGLVAVKGEQGETRIGTGDLLQAALRLRPDRLLLGEVRGPEAVTFLRAINTGHPGSFTTIHANSPAGALEQLALMVMQSGLGLGRADTLAYIRSVVDVVVQLGRVNGERRILAFEPLA from the coding sequence GTGGGCCAGGCCCGCACCCGCGCGATGCCACAGGACGTCTACCTGCAGCGCTACCTGCAGCCACTGCAACCGTGGCTGCAGGCGCCGGACGTGACCGAAATCCTGGTCAACCGACCGGGCGAAGTGTGGATCGAACGCCTTGGCCAGCCGCGCATGCAGTGCGTGCAGGTCGAGGGCGTCGATGACCAGCTGCTGGAGCGGCTGGCCACGCAGATCGCGCGGGTCAGCCATCAGGCCGTCAACCGCGTCCACCCGCTGCTGGCGGCCACCCTGCCGGGCGGCGAGCGCGTGCAGATGGTGTCGCCGCCGGCCACGCGCCGGCACTGGGCGCTGGCGATCCGCCGCCACCTCGACATGGACCTGCCGCTGGACGGCTACCGCTTCGCCGACCCGATCGCGCGCGACGACGCCAGCTGGACGCCGGCACCGACCCTGGATGCGTTGCGCGAAGCGGTGCGGCGGCGGCGCACTATCCTGATTTCCGGCGGCACCTCGTCGGGCAAGACCACCTTCCTCAATGCGCTGTTGAAGGAAGTCCCGGCGCATGAGCGGATCCTGGCCGTCGAGGACACGCCGGAAATCCACCTCGGCCAGCCCAACCACCTGGGCCTGGTCGCGGTGAAGGGCGAGCAGGGCGAAACCCGCATCGGCACCGGCGACCTGCTCCAGGCCGCGTTGCGGCTGCGCCCGGACCGACTGTTGCTGGGCGAGGTGCGCGGCCCCGAAGCGGTGACCTTCCTGCGGGCGATCAACACTGGCCATCCCGGCTCGTTCACCACCATCCACGCCAACAGCCCGGCTGGCGCGCTGGAACAGCTGGCATTGATGGTGATGCAGTCCGGGCTTGGCCTGGGCCGCGCCGACACGCTGGCCTACATCCGCAGCGTGGTCGACGTGGTCGTGCAGCTGGGCCGGGTCAATGGCGAACGCCGGATCCTGGCGTTCGAACCGCTGGCCTGA
- a CDS encoding arabinose transporter → MSSVQTQSQTATWRLVRLCLAVFAAYLAIALPLPVLPVFVRDTLHQANVVVGCVIGVQFVATVLTRGLAGRIADTAGPARAMRRGCVLLAVSGATYLLAGLLPGAALILLVAGRLAAGVGESLLVTGVLAWGIGTVGQPRAGRVMTWVGLAIFASLAVGAPIGVGLSDALGFPAVAVACLLLPLAALALTGSVPATTPVAGARLPLRDVLGRIALPSIGLALQGMGFASISAFAVLYFNDQHWTGAALALSAFGGGFVLSRLLLARTLDRFGGARVAMMSMIGECVGLAVLAMATTPTSALVGAFIAGMGCSLVFPALGVVVVQRVPPQMRATALGGYAAFQDIAYAVTGPVAGIIATHFGYASIFAVAALSAAAGVAVTVMLQRRTVVQATG, encoded by the coding sequence ATGTCTTCCGTTCAAACCCAATCCCAGACCGCGACCTGGCGCCTGGTGCGCCTGTGCCTGGCCGTCTTCGCCGCGTACCTGGCCATCGCCCTGCCGCTCCCGGTGCTGCCGGTCTTCGTCCGCGACACCCTGCATCAAGCCAATGTGGTGGTCGGCTGCGTGATCGGCGTGCAGTTCGTCGCCACCGTGCTGACCCGCGGGCTGGCCGGGCGCATCGCCGATACCGCAGGCCCTGCTCGCGCGATGCGGCGCGGCTGCGTGCTGCTGGCTGTTTCCGGCGCCACCTACCTGCTTGCCGGCCTGCTGCCCGGTGCCGCCTTGATCCTGCTGGTGGCCGGGCGCCTGGCGGCTGGTGTCGGCGAAAGCCTGCTGGTCACCGGCGTGCTGGCCTGGGGCATCGGCACGGTCGGCCAGCCGCGCGCGGGACGGGTGATGACCTGGGTCGGCCTGGCGATCTTCGCCTCGCTGGCAGTCGGTGCGCCGATCGGCGTTGGGCTGTCCGATGCGCTGGGTTTCCCCGCGGTCGCCGTGGCCTGCCTGTTGCTGCCGCTGGCCGCACTGGCCCTGACCGGCAGCGTGCCGGCCACGACACCGGTGGCCGGCGCGCGCCTGCCGTTGCGCGACGTGCTGGGCCGGATCGCGCTGCCATCGATTGGCCTGGCGCTGCAGGGCATGGGCTTCGCTTCGATCAGTGCGTTTGCGGTGCTGTATTTCAACGACCAGCACTGGACCGGCGCCGCTTTGGCCTTGAGCGCCTTCGGCGGTGGCTTCGTGCTGTCGCGGCTGCTGCTGGCGCGCACGCTGGACCGCTTCGGCGGTGCGCGCGTGGCGATGATGTCGATGATCGGCGAATGCGTCGGCCTGGCCGTGTTGGCCATGGCGACCACGCCGACCTCCGCCCTGGTCGGCGCCTTCATCGCCGGCATGGGCTGCTCGCTGGTGTTCCCGGCCCTGGGCGTGGTGGTCGTGCAGCGCGTGCCGCCGCAGATGCGGGCCACGGCGCTGGGCGGCTATGCGGCGTTCCAGGACATCGCCTATGCGGTGACCGGGCCGGTGGCCGGGATCATCGCCACCCACTTCGGCTATGCGTCGATCTTCGCGGTGGCGGCGCTGTCGGCCGCCGCTGGCGTGGCCGTCACGGTCATGCTGCAGCGGCGCACCGTCGTGCAGGCCACGGGCTGA